A part of Paenarthrobacter sp. A20 genomic DNA contains:
- a CDS encoding cold shock domain-containing protein, whose amino-acid sequence MKTQGVVRFWSDEHGWGVIDSAPTPGGCWAHFSVVEVAGYRSLTAGENVELEWEAVEQDGYAFRAISVRTAESETQP is encoded by the coding sequence ATGAAAACTCAAGGGGTCGTCCGTTTCTGGAGCGACGAACACGGATGGGGCGTCATCGACTCCGCACCGACTCCCGGCGGGTGCTGGGCCCATTTCAGTGTCGTCGAGGTTGCCGGCTATCGGTCGCTCACTGCCGGCGAAAACGTGGAGTTGGAGTGGGAGGCCGTTGAGCAGGACGGGTACGCCTTCAGGGCGATCTCGGTCAGGACTGCTGAGAGCGAGACTCAACCATGA